GGAGAATAGATTTCTCCTCCTTTTTTTATTTTTTTTTAATTATTTAAAAATTAATATTCTAAAAACTAATTATTTAATCTAATGAATGCAAATCTAAAAATTAAAATTTACAAAATGCTTTTTTTTATAAAAACCATTTTTTCTCGGTGATAATATGGATAAAGAGGAGATCATTGAAAAGTTATTGGCTGGTGAAATGAAGCTTTATCAAATAGATAATTTTACTGAAGATGCTACAGAGGCTTTGGATATCAGAAGGGAATTCATAGAAAGACATTCCAATTGCGAGCTTACTAAGATAGCCGATTATACATTGGATATGGAGCTTGCCTTTGCAAAGAATATTGAAAACCCGATAGGGACCGTACAGATACCTATTGGTGTGGCAGGCCCTTTAAGAGTCAATGGGGAACATGCAAAGGATGATTTCTTTGTGCCTCTTGCCACTTCTGAAGGCGCATTGTTGGCATCAGTCAATAGGGGCTGTTCTGCCATTACCGCAGCTGGAGGAGCCAATGCAAGGGTAATTGGAGATAAGATGACAAGGGCCCCAGCCATCAAGACCGATTCAGTTGTTGAAGCCGTAAAGGTAAAGCAATGGTTTGAAGACAAGTTTGATGAGCTTAAGGAAATTGCAGAATCAACAACCCGTCATGGAAAATTGGTCAAGATAGACCCTATTATCATTGTAGGAAATTATGTTTATCCTCGTTTCGTATACTCAACAGGAGACAGCATGGGAATGAATATGGTGACAATTGCAACTGAAAAGGTATTGGCCAAATTATATGATGATTTGGGAGTCCATGCATTGGCATTGAGCGGAAACTTATGTGTGGATAAGAAGCCTGCAGCCATCAATATAGTCGAGGGAAGAGGTAAGACAGTAGTTGCAGATGTTCTGATTCCTGAAGCCATTGTAAGGGCTAAGCTCAAGACAACTGCAAAGGCAATTGAAGAGGTTAACGTTGCAAAGAACCTGATCGGTTCCGCTGCAGCGGGAAGCATGGCTTTCAATGCCCATTTTGCAAACATGATTGGAGCAATATTCCTGGCAACAGGTCAGGATGAGGCACATGTGGTTGAAGGTTCCCTTGGTATCACAACAGCTGAGGATAGGGATGGGGACCTTTACTTCTCTGTAAACATGCCAGATCTACCAATTGCTACAATCGGTGGAGGCACAAGGCTTGAGACTGCAAATGAAGGATTGAAGATCATTGACTGTGCAGGTACAGGAAAGGTAAACAAGTTTGCTGAAATAGTCATTTCAACTGTTATGGCTGGAGAACTGTCCTTGATTGCTGCAATCTCTGCAGGGCACTTGGCAAAGGCTCATCAGGAATTGGGAAGATGATTGATTGCCATGTCAGAAGAAGACTACATTGATTTTAAAAAGGAATTTGAGGAATTCAAAAGGGAATTGGAAAATAGCAAACCTATCTTTGATGATGAATCCATAGAG
The nucleotide sequence above comes from Methanobrevibacter sp.. Encoded proteins:
- the hmgA gene encoding hydroxymethylglutaryl-CoA reductase (NADPH), with amino-acid sequence MDKEEIIEKLLAGEMKLYQIDNFTEDATEALDIRREFIERHSNCELTKIADYTLDMELAFAKNIENPIGTVQIPIGVAGPLRVNGEHAKDDFFVPLATSEGALLASVNRGCSAITAAGGANARVIGDKMTRAPAIKTDSVVEAVKVKQWFEDKFDELKEIAESTTRHGKLVKIDPIIIVGNYVYPRFVYSTGDSMGMNMVTIATEKVLAKLYDDLGVHALALSGNLCVDKKPAAINIVEGRGKTVVADVLIPEAIVRAKLKTTAKAIEEVNVAKNLIGSAAAGSMAFNAHFANMIGAIFLATGQDEAHVVEGSLGITTAEDRDGDLYFSVNMPDLPIATIGGGTRLETANEGLKIIDCAGTGKVNKFAEIVISTVMAGELSLIAAISAGHLAKAHQELGR